The Coregonus clupeaformis isolate EN_2021a unplaced genomic scaffold, ASM2061545v1 scaf0327, whole genome shotgun sequence genome includes a region encoding these proteins:
- the LOC123484480 gene encoding uncharacterized protein LOC123484480, which translates to MIDKGNRRRSDPGYQVILTSLALKRPQSPPIPPKRTQSPPSHLNASIEEEDSIYEATLLMVEPKPRKICQELDIPLIMVRKPVRRSKLSSSNSEDNTSIQSDSDPSQTQTTEDAPPAIPPRVPLAQDKSKTPGHNLTPVHRGGIALPQPTAEEWHSLRPSSPNPSSSPIVPHRVVPPTPTSPLLPHRVPPPQPTKTGRDDRRLSNISGHSINQAIKEQEEDGNTKGEEEDTEEDRAPAAPPRRGSYIDWESRLQDGKVTRRGSYIDWESRLQDGKVTRRGSYIDWESRLQDGKVTRRGSYIDWESRLQDGKVTRRGSYIDWESRLQDGKVTRRGSYIDWESRLQDGKVTRRGFYIDWESRLQDGKVTKRGFYIDCESRLQDGKVTRRGSYIDCESRLQDGKVTRRGSYIDCESRLQDGKVTRRGSYIDWESRLQDGKVTRRGFYIDWESRLQDGKVTRRGSYIDWESRLQDGKVTKRGFYIDWESRLQDGKVTKRGSYIDWESRLQDGKVTKRGSYIDWESRLQDGKVIRRGSYIDWESRLQDGKVTKRGFYIDCESRLQDGKVTRRGSYIDWESRLQDEPLYQTYRATVITKEIRRQTVCRNISKTSADYHMDWTARRSGVGIGSGGVGVVGSGTIPLPTPGQSTLWQDLPGVRDSGVLETLSPEQCKYQESMFEVLTSEASYLRSLRVLTEHFLDSRDLDEALNIRDRKTLFSNVLRVREVSERFLKDLEDRMDEGLMFSDICDIIHYHAQHNFPAYIDYVRNQIYQEKTYTSLMKTNVAFATVITRLQESPQCQRLPFMSFLLLPFQRITRIKMLIENILKRTKEGTTEEQTASKALDSVSKIIEECNTQVGKMKQVEELIHLSKTLEFDKLKAIPIISQTRFLEKRGEVQEMAKGGTLFNLRPKFTPVYLFLFNDLLIIATKKGSERFVVMDHAHRSLVQVQPIRADQALSPSYEHCFCLTLLENHQGRMMERLMKAPSQSDLHRWIAAFPNPSNPDGDEEEVIYEDWDCPQVQCVEQYVAQQADELTLEPTEIINVVRKTNEGLYEGIRLSDGQKGWFPVENVLEITNEHVRRRNLRERYRVIQAASIVTNKVKTLS; encoded by the exons ATGATAGACAAAGGGAACCGGAGAAGGTCAGACCCAGGATACCAGGTCATTCTGACCTCCTTGGCCCTAAAACGCCCCCAGTCACCCCCCATCCCCCCTAAAAGAACTCAATCTCCCCCAAGCCATTTGAATGCCTCCATAGAGGAGGAGGACTCTATATATGAAGCTACTCTACTAATGGTGGAGCCAAAACCCAGAAAGATCTGTCAAGAACTGGACATTCCTCTTATCATGGTTCGGAAACCAGTCCGTCGGTCCAAACTGTCCTCCAGCAACTCGGAGGACAACACTTCTATCCAGTCCGATTCGGACCCATCCCAAACCCAGACTACTGAGGACGCCCCCCCCGCCATCCCACCTCGGGTACCCCTCGCCCAGGACAAGTCCAAAACACCTGGCCACAACCTCACGCCCGTTCACAGGGGGGGTATCGCCTTACCCCAGCCCACCGCGGAGGAGTGGCACTCCCTGCGCCCCTCATCCCCCAACCCTTCCTCCAGCCCCATAGTACCCCACCGGGTGGTCCCTCCAACCCCCACCAGCCCCCTGCTGCCCCACAGAGTCCCCCCACCTCAGCCCACCAAGACGGGCAGGGACGACAGGAGACTCAGTAACATCTCCGGCCATTCTATCAACCAAGCTATAAAAG AACAAGAGGAGGATGGAAACactaaaggagaggaggaggacacagAGGAAGACCG TGCTCCTGCAGCCCCACCCAGGAGAGGATCCTATATTGACTGGGAGTCCAGACTGCAGGACGGTAAGGTTACCAGGAGAGGATCCTATATTGACTGGGAGTCCAGACTGCAGGACGGTAAGGTTACCAGGAGAGGATCCTATATTGACTGGGAGTCCAGACTGCAGGACGGTAAGGTTACCAGGAGAGGATCCTATATTGACTGGGAGTCCAGACTGCAGGACGGTAAGGTTACCAGGAGAGGATCCTATATTGACTGGGAGTCCAGACTGCAGGACGGTAAGGTTACCAGGAGAGGATCCTATATTGACTGGGAGTCCAGACTGCAGGACGGTAAGGTTACCAGGAGAGGATTCTATATTGACTGGGAGTCCAGACTGCAGGACGGTAAGGTTACCAAGAGAGGATTCTATATTGACTGTGAGTCCAGACTGCAGGACGGTAAGGTTACCAGGAGAGGATCCTATATTGACTGTGAGTCCAGACTGCAGGACGGTAAGGTTACCAGGAGAGGATCCTATATTGACTGTGAGTCCAGACTGCAGGACGGTAAGGTTACCAGGAGAGGATCCTATATTGACTGGGAGTCCAGACTGCAGGACGGTAAGGTTACCAGGAGAGGATTCTATATTGACTGGGAGTCCAGACTGCAGGACGGTAAGGTTACCAGGAGAGGATCCTATATTGACTGGGAGTCCAGACTGCAGGATGGTAAGGTTACCAAGAGAGGATTCTATATTGACTGGGAGTCCAGACTGCAGGACGGTAAGGTTACCAAGAGAGGATCCTATATTGACTGGGAGTCCAGACTGCAGGACGGTAAGGTTACCAAGAGAGGATCCTATATTGACTGGGAGTCCAGACTGCAGGACGGTAAGGTTATCAGGAGAGGATCCTATATTGACTGGGAGTCCAGACTGCAGGACGGTAAGGTTACCAAGAGAGGATTCTATATTGACTGTGAGTCCAGACTGCAGGACGGTAAGGTTACCAGGAGAGGATCCTATATTGACTGGGAGTCCAGACTGCAGGATG AGCCTCTGTACCAGACGTACCGCGCCACTGTCATCACCAAGGAGATCCGGCGCCAGACGGTGTGCCGCAACATCAGCAAGACTAGCGCCGACTACCACATGGACTGGACCGCCCGCCGTAGTGGCGTGGGCATTGGGTCGGGTGGCGTGGGGGTGGTGGGCAGTGGTACTATTCCGTTGCCCACCCCGGGCCAGAGCACCCTGTGGCAGGACCTACCAGGAGTACGGGACAGTGGGGTGCTGGAGACCCTCAGCCCTGAACAGTGCAAGTACCAGgag agTATGTTTGAGGTGTTGACATCGGAAGCGTCGTACCTGCGTTCCCTACGAGTTCTCACAGAACACTTCCTGGATTCCCGGGATCTGGACGAGGCGCTGAACATCCGGGACAGGAAGACCCTCTTCTCCAACGTCCTGCGAGTCCGGGAGGTCAGCGAGAG GTTTCTGAAGGACCTGGAGGACCGTATGGACGAAGGTCTGATGTTCTCTGACATCTGTGACATCATCCACTACCATGCACAGCACAACTTCCCGGCCTACATCGACTATGTCCGCAACCAGATCTACCAGGAGAAGACCTACACATCCCTCAT GAAAACCAATGTGGCGTTTGCCACAGTCATCACCCGTCTGCAGGAGTCTCCTCAGTGCCAGCGGCTGCCATTCATGTCCTTCCTGCTGCTGCCCTTCCAACGAATCACACGCATTAAGATGCTCATCGAG AACATTCTGAAAAGAACAAAGGAGGGGACTACAGAGGAACAGACCGCCTCCAAGGCCCTGGACTCTGTTTCCAAG atcATAGAGGAGTGCAACACCCAAGTGGGGAAGATGAAACAGGTGGAGGAGCTGATCCACCTCTCCAAGACGCTGGAGTTTGACAAGCTCAAG GCTATCCCCATCATCTCCCAAACCCGTTTCTTGGAGAAGCGTGGGGAGGTACAGGAGATGGCCAAAGGTGGCACCCTCTTCAACCTGCGTCCCAAGTTCACCCCCGTCTACCTCTTCCTCTTCAACGACCTGCTCATCATCGCCACCAAGAAGGG TTCGGAGCGTTTCGTGGTGATGGACCACGCCCACCGCTCCCTGGTCCAGGTTCAGCCAATAAGAGCGGACCAGGCCCTGAGCCCTAGCTATGAACACTGTTTCTGTCTGACTCTACTGGAGAACCACCAGGGACGCATGATGGAGAGACTGATGAAGGCCCCCTCACA GTCTGACCTGCACAGGTGGATAGCAGCGTTCCCTAACCCCAGTAACCCTGATGGAGACGAGGAGGAGGTCATATATGAGGACTGGG ACTGTCCTCAGGTGCAGTGTGTGGAGCAGTACGTTGCTCAGCAGGCTGATGAGCTCACCCTGGAACCCACTGAGATCATCAACGTGGTGCGGAAGACCAACGAGG gtTTGTACGAGGGGATCCGTCTTTCCGACGGACAGAAGGGTTGGTTCCCTGTGGAGAACGTTTTAGAGATCACCAACGAGCACGTGCGGCGGCGGAACCTTCGAGAACGCTATCGGGTCATTCAGGCCGCCAGCATCGTCACCAACAAGGTCAAGACCCTTTCATAA